A region from the Ancylothrix sp. D3o genome encodes:
- a CDS encoding response regulator, which produces MKQILVVDDSATIRRMVMASLRQISDVNFKEASNGLEAIEQLVIDPVDLMILDLNMPDMHGLEVLKFLREHQLFKKIPVIVLTTKSDATSREEALEAGASQYVTKPFEPQSFAQQAKELLN; this is translated from the coding sequence ATGAAGCAAATATTAGTAGTAGACGATTCAGCAACAATAAGGAGAATGGTAATGGCATCCTTAAGGCAAATTAGCGACGTCAACTTTAAAGAAGCCAGCAACGGATTAGAAGCAATAGAACAGCTTGTAATCGACCCCGTAGATTTAATGATTTTAGACTTAAATATGCCCGATATGCACGGATTAGAAGTCTTAAAATTTCTTAGAGAACATCAATTGTTTAAAAAAATACCCGTCATCGTATTAACAACAAAAAGCGACGCTACCAGCCGAGAAGAAGCCCTAGAAGCCGGAGCCTCGCAGTATGTCACCAAACCCTTCGAGCCCCAAAGCTTCGCCCAACAAGCAAAAGAACTCTTAAACTAA
- a CDS encoding Uma2 family endonuclease, with protein sequence MTQALTKKVTFDEFIAWYPEKSENRYELHNGVIVEMPKPRGKHSEIAGFITLEIGIHCRLKELPYFIPKELILKPFRDESGYEPDVIVLDKQKVEKEPLWATSSVISMGSSVRLIVEIASTNWRDDYALKAADYEEMAIAEYWIIDYLGLGGRRFIGSEKLPTLSVYQLVDGEYEVSQFRGSETVISGVFPELNLTAEQIFGASL encoded by the coding sequence ATGACTCAAGCTTTGACGAAAAAAGTAACGTTTGATGAATTTATTGCCTGGTATCCCGAAAAGTCAGAAAATCGCTATGAGTTACATAATGGGGTGATTGTTGAGATGCCTAAACCAAGAGGAAAACATTCGGAAATTGCTGGATTTATCACTTTAGAAATAGGGATTCACTGCCGACTTAAAGAGTTGCCTTATTTTATTCCTAAAGAGTTGATACTCAAGCCTTTTCGGGATGAGTCTGGGTATGAGCCGGATGTGATTGTTTTGGATAAGCAAAAAGTTGAAAAAGAGCCGCTTTGGGCAACTTCATCTGTTATTAGCATGGGGTCATCTGTGCGTTTAATTGTGGAGATAGCAAGTACAAATTGGCGGGATGATTATGCTTTGAAGGCGGCGGATTATGAGGAAATGGCTATTGCAGAATATTGGATTATTGATTATTTGGGTTTGGGTGGAAGACGATTTATTGGAAGTGAGAAGTTACCGACTTTATCGGTTTATCAGCTTGTTGATGGGGAGTATGAGGTGAGTCAGTTTCGGGGCAGTGAGACGGTTATCTCCGGGGTATTTCCTGAGTTGAATTTAACGGCAGAACAGATTTTTGGTGCAAGTTTGTAG
- a CDS encoding methyl-accepting chemotaxis protein, with protein MAKKNQKNRQSSFIVPAQKQESALNNVAINNLQSQALKIQQTAQQIAQAGEQSNQEILSQINSLNEPISSISQMLGSLTETASQAQGVSHSSEQLVSSINEMAASIEQVTASTVELASACSLTAASIEQTSKSIKLTDNTSQEMATSATQVTASITEIAASIKSVSRDTDSLTTSINETAASIEEITRSIQSVASSADDLTGATEKTTSSINEMGASIEQVQATTENLAASIEEVSTSIEEMARSVGGVAQNASQITDAANGAASSATQLDRSIRSVSTLTKQADEITQRVRKDAEIGGVSVQKSIQGFNRVRDSMALSASVMSDVGKRTGEISSIVDTINLIAERTNLLSLNASIEAARAGDAGRGFAVVAEEIRNLADRAAQATSDIAAIIKSLQEVVQTAVNTSNEGLRVADESSRLAEEGATGLKTILQGVEETTQLVRQIAVASSEQLGAGQNVVSAINTTATQAKQVATATSEQVKSVQNILQTTNQMRKIAAQTTLAMNEQGRAAREIIKSAQYSSTQAAQVRRATAEQANGASQILQAVESMRRSAGTTARALAEQTVASDQIAAESQRLTRLISGVSKAMSEQSSSVTQITAAIENIRRQSEQTAKAMSEQFTAVREMSVNIHNISKQIAVITNANRESKSILGSSLKGLETIRLGTENHSEKVKNSQHLATNLIDMTQTILDFRL; from the coding sequence ATGGCTAAGAAAAATCAAAAAAATCGGCAATCAAGCTTCATAGTTCCCGCTCAGAAACAAGAATCAGCTTTGAACAATGTTGCCATCAACAACCTCCAGTCACAAGCTTTAAAAATACAACAAACAGCCCAACAAATCGCCCAAGCCGGCGAGCAAAGCAACCAAGAGATCCTCTCGCAAATTAATAGCCTCAACGAACCGATCAGCAGCATCAGCCAAATGCTAGGTTCTTTAACAGAAACAGCAAGCCAAGCCCAAGGAGTCAGCCACTCCTCAGAACAACTTGTTTCCTCAATCAACGAAATGGCAGCATCCATCGAACAAGTCACCGCCAGCACCGTTGAACTGGCATCCGCTTGTTCGCTCACAGCCGCATCCATTGAACAAACAAGCAAATCCATAAAGCTGACAGACAACACAAGCCAGGAAATGGCAACCTCCGCCACCCAAGTCACCGCCTCGATCACAGAAATTGCCGCCTCGATCAAAAGCGTCAGCCGAGACACCGACTCCCTCACCACATCCATAAACGAAACCGCCGCCTCCATTGAAGAAATCACCCGCTCCATCCAAAGCGTAGCCAGCAGCGCCGACGATCTAACAGGCGCCACCGAAAAAACCACCAGTTCCATCAACGAAATGGGAGCCAGCATCGAACAAGTCCAAGCCACCACAGAAAACCTAGCCGCCTCCATAGAAGAAGTTTCTACCTCCATTGAAGAAATGGCCCGTTCCGTTGGGGGAGTTGCTCAAAATGCCAGCCAAATTACCGATGCAGCCAACGGAGCCGCCAGCAGCGCCACTCAGCTTGATCGTTCGATTCGTTCTGTTAGCACCCTCACCAAACAAGCAGACGAAATCACCCAAAGAGTCCGAAAAGATGCCGAAATTGGCGGTGTCAGCGTTCAAAAAAGCATTCAAGGGTTCAACCGAGTTAGGGATTCGATGGCCCTCTCAGCTTCGGTGATGTCTGATGTCGGCAAACGCACCGGCGAAATCAGTTCTATTGTCGATACGATTAATTTGATTGCCGAACGCACCAACTTGCTATCTTTAAACGCCTCCATAGAAGCTGCACGCGCCGGCGATGCGGGACGAGGTTTCGCCGTTGTAGCCGAAGAAATTCGCAACTTGGCTGATCGAGCCGCCCAAGCCACCTCTGATATTGCAGCGATTATCAAAAGTTTGCAAGAAGTCGTACAAACCGCTGTTAATACTTCTAACGAAGGCTTGCGAGTTGCCGATGAAAGCAGCCGCCTCGCAGAAGAAGGCGCAACCGGCTTAAAAACCATACTCCAAGGCGTTGAAGAAACAACCCAACTGGTTCGACAAATTGCCGTCGCTTCTTCTGAACAACTCGGTGCCGGTCAAAATGTTGTCAGCGCCATTAACACCACCGCTACCCAAGCCAAACAAGTCGCCACAGCCACCAGCGAGCAAGTTAAATCTGTCCAAAATATCCTCCAAACTACCAACCAAATGCGGAAAATAGCTGCTCAAACTACACTCGCCATGAATGAACAAGGACGAGCAGCCCGTGAGATTATTAAAAGCGCTCAATATTCCAGCACCCAAGCTGCACAAGTCCGCCGCGCCACCGCCGAGCAAGCTAACGGAGCCAGCCAAATTTTACAAGCAGTTGAATCAATGCGTCGATCTGCGGGAACGACAGCCCGTGCCCTTGCCGAACAAACCGTCGCCAGCGATCAGATAGCCGCCGAGTCTCAACGTCTCACCCGCTTGATTTCTGGAGTCAGCAAAGCCATGAGCGAACAATCAAGCAGTGTCACCCAAATTACCGCCGCTATCGAAAATATCCGCCGGCAATCTGAGCAAACTGCCAAAGCCATGAGCGAACAATTCACAGCCGTGCGCGAAATGTCGGTTAATATCCACAACATTTCTAAGCAAATCGCTGTTATTACTAATGCTAACCGCGAAAGCAAATCGATTTTAGGCAGCAGCCTCAAAGGATTAGAAACTATCCGACTCGGAACTGAAAATCATAGCGAAAAAGTCAAAAACTCTCAGCATCTTGCCACTAACTTGATCGATATGACTCAAACAATTTTAGATTTTAGATTGTAA
- the psbE gene encoding cytochrome b559 subunit alpha — translation MAGGSTGERPFSDIITSIRYWVIHSITIPMLFIAGWLFVSTGLAYDAFGTPRPDEYFTQTRQELPIVQDRFESKQQIEQFIK, via the coding sequence ATGGCTGGCGGATCTACAGGTGAGCGTCCTTTTTCCGATATTATTACCAGTATCCGTTACTGGGTTATTCACAGCATCACTATTCCGATGCTGTTTATCGCTGGCTGGCTCTTTGTAAGCACAGGTTTAGCTTACGATGCCTTTGGCACACCGCGTCCTGATGAATATTTCACTCAAACCCGTCAAGAATTACCCATTGTTCAAGACCGCTTTGAGTCAAAACAACAAATTGAGCAATTTATTAAATAG
- a CDS encoding photosystem II reaction center protein J produces the protein MNSFQSGRIPLWVVATVAGLGVITLVGIFFYGAYAGLGSSL, from the coding sequence GTGAACTCTTTTCAATCTGGCAGAATTCCTTTGTGGGTGGTTGCAACTGTTGCCGGCCTTGGTGTGATCACTTTGGTAGGTATTTTCTTTTACGGTGCCTACGCTGGTTTGGGTTCTTCTCTGTAG
- a CDS encoding photosystem II reaction center protein L, whose protein sequence is MPTRSPNPNNQPVELNRTSLYLGLLMVFTLGILFSSYFFN, encoded by the coding sequence ATGCCAACTCGTAGTCCTAACCCAAATAATCAGCCGGTTGAGTTAAACCGCACCTCTCTTTATCTGGGTCTTTTGATGGTTTTTACTTTGGGTATCCTGTTTTCTAGTTATTTCTTTAACTAA
- a CDS encoding NAD(P)H-quinone oxidoreductase subunit J, protein MADNTQIVEAGKVSQWLTENGFEHEALPADHLGVEIIKVDREFLLPLATALYAYGFNTLSCQGGYDVGPGDQLVSFYHLIKVSDNVTQPEEVRVKVFLPRDDARVPSVYWIWKSADWQERESYDMYGIVYEGHPNLKRILMPEDWVGWPLRKDYVSPEFFELQDAY, encoded by the coding sequence GTGGCTGATAATACGCAGATTGTAGAGGCCGGTAAGGTTTCTCAGTGGCTGACAGAGAATGGTTTTGAGCATGAGGCTCTGCCGGCGGATCATTTGGGTGTGGAGATTATTAAGGTTGACCGGGAGTTTTTGCTTCCGTTGGCTACTGCTCTCTATGCTTATGGGTTTAATACTTTGTCTTGTCAGGGCGGTTATGATGTTGGCCCTGGTGATCAGTTGGTGAGTTTTTATCACTTGATTAAGGTGAGTGATAATGTGACTCAGCCAGAGGAAGTACGGGTGAAGGTGTTTTTGCCGCGTGATGATGCGCGGGTGCCTTCGGTGTACTGGATTTGGAAGTCGGCGGACTGGCAGGAGCGTGAGTCTTACGATATGTATGGGATTGTCTATGAGGGGCATCCTAATTTGAAGCGGATTTTGATGCCTGAAGATTGGGTGGGCTGGCCTTTGCGTAAGGATTATGTTTCGCCTGAGTTTTTTGAGTTACAGGATGCTTATTAA
- the ndhK gene encoding photosynthetic/respiratory NAD(P)H-quinone oxidoreductase subunit K, whose amino-acid sequence MVLNTPNGKGLLNPVERPQVTSELSENVILTSVDDLYNWARLSSLWPLMYGTACCFIELAAMIGSRFDFDRFGLVPRSSPRQADLIITAGTITMKYAPALVRLYEQMPEPKYVIAMGACTITGGMFSADSPTAVRGVDKLIPVDLYIPGCPPRPEAIMDAIIKLRKKVSNESIQERGNLQQTHRFYTRKHGMKPVPDILTGAYLASPTRQTPPKELTEAIGMPVPPALLTAKKEEARG is encoded by the coding sequence ATGGTCTTAAATACTCCGAATGGAAAAGGGCTGCTTAATCCGGTTGAACGGCCCCAGGTGACAAGCGAACTGTCGGAAAATGTGATTCTGACTTCGGTTGATGATTTGTATAACTGGGCTCGGCTTTCGAGTTTGTGGCCTTTGATGTATGGGACTGCTTGCTGTTTTATTGAGCTTGCGGCGATGATTGGTAGCCGGTTTGATTTTGACCGGTTTGGTTTGGTGCCTCGTTCTTCGCCTCGTCAGGCGGATCTGATTATTACGGCGGGCACGATTACCATGAAGTATGCCCCGGCGCTGGTGCGGTTGTATGAGCAAATGCCTGAGCCTAAGTATGTGATTGCTATGGGTGCTTGTACGATTACCGGCGGGATGTTTAGTGCAGATTCTCCGACGGCGGTGCGGGGGGTGGATAAGTTGATTCCTGTGGATTTGTATATTCCAGGTTGTCCGCCGCGTCCAGAGGCGATTATGGATGCAATCATTAAGTTGCGTAAAAAGGTTTCTAATGAATCGATTCAGGAACGGGGGAATTTACAGCAAACTCACCGTTTCTATACTCGTAAGCATGGGATGAAGCCGGTTCCTGATATTTTGACGGGCGCTTATTTGGCTTCTCCAACTCGTCAAACTCCTCCGAAGGAGTTGACGGAGGCGATAGGGATGCCGGTGCCTCCTGCTCTGTTGACGGCGAAGAAGGAGGAAGCTCGTGGCTGA
- a CDS encoding chemotaxis protein CheA has translation METTNTSDDFFASFLDDYFAECEEHLTAIRRNLLTIEAQAFATTERPIIDELFRSFHTLKGLSGMVGLKKAERLAHEMESYLRLVRENKARLNPVSTDALIAATKTLEQVIANRRNNNISPDIEHTINHLKAAFSETAPHSQNPQPKTAPTPPQQILPSVTLKPQEEELLKAATASGGRAWQFEFTPETHLAAKGINVNNIRARLQGIGELIHGSPRISTNGSIVFDFVVISNLPSTTFSGWQNDGLNWMAYEPAEPTPTEQATETPPPVETAPPEEPIQAEELVQIEAPPSTSQQTPPLPPTIVRVDLAKLDELMRMVGELVIERSRLTENIQNLKQTLPTAQWRELLQTNLALERQLRDLREGIMRVRLVPVGELFTRMQFVIRDLMRDSQKNISLEMSGQNTEIDKFVIDRMIDPLLHLVRNAVSHGIESISERIKLGKPQQGKISLRAFTSGEMVVLEIEDDGRGIDTSAVEQKAKTQGLISPHTELDQTTLLEILCQSGFSTRSSVDLTSGRGIGMAVVKNTIFELGGFLAVHSIPHCGTRFTIHLPLTLAIADALIIKACSQTFAIPQSAVREVLQISPASLSLIENQEILPYRNVPISLLRLNSLFNLSPIHSENLNNGKTQAPSPKPPTSTQFLSVVVLGNNLTSLAIVVDHIIGLREIVVRPLSDPLIQVTGIAGATELGDKRVVLILDPPALLQLSHRALLSRNR, from the coding sequence GTGGAAACAACCAACACCTCCGATGATTTTTTCGCCAGTTTTTTGGACGATTATTTTGCCGAATGCGAAGAACACTTAACCGCAATACGGCGGAACTTGCTCACCATAGAAGCACAAGCTTTCGCCACCACCGAACGACCAATAATTGACGAATTATTTCGCAGCTTTCACACCCTCAAAGGCTTATCCGGCATGGTAGGACTAAAAAAAGCCGAACGCCTAGCCCACGAAATGGAAAGCTACCTGCGCCTCGTGCGAGAAAACAAAGCCAGACTCAACCCCGTATCTACCGACGCCTTAATCGCCGCAACAAAAACCCTCGAACAAGTCATCGCCAACCGGCGCAACAACAACATCTCCCCAGACATCGAACACACAATCAATCACCTAAAAGCAGCCTTTTCCGAAACCGCTCCACATTCCCAAAACCCCCAACCAAAAACAGCCCCCACCCCACCCCAACAAATTCTTCCCAGCGTTACCTTAAAACCCCAAGAAGAAGAACTCCTCAAAGCCGCCACAGCATCAGGAGGCAGAGCATGGCAATTTGAATTCACACCAGAGACACACCTAGCAGCCAAAGGCATCAATGTCAACAACATCCGCGCTCGCCTTCAAGGCATCGGAGAACTCATACACGGCTCACCCCGCATCAGCACAAACGGCAGCATCGTCTTTGATTTCGTCGTCATCAGCAACCTTCCCTCAACCACCTTTAGCGGCTGGCAAAACGACGGACTTAACTGGATGGCCTATGAACCAGCCGAACCAACCCCAACCGAACAGGCAACAGAAACCCCCCCACCCGTAGAGACAGCCCCCCCGGAAGAACCAATCCAGGCAGAAGAACTTGTCCAGATAGAAGCGCCCCCCTCCACAAGCCAACAAACACCCCCCCTTCCCCCCACCATCGTGCGAGTAGACCTAGCAAAACTCGACGAACTCATGCGGATGGTCGGAGAATTAGTCATCGAGCGCTCCCGACTCACAGAAAACATCCAAAACCTCAAACAAACCCTACCCACAGCCCAATGGCGAGAACTACTGCAAACCAATCTCGCCCTCGAACGCCAACTGCGCGACCTCCGAGAAGGCATCATGCGCGTCCGCCTCGTGCCGGTGGGAGAACTCTTCACCCGGATGCAATTTGTGATTAGAGACTTAATGCGCGACAGCCAAAAAAACATCAGCCTCGAAATGAGCGGTCAAAACACAGAAATTGATAAATTTGTCATCGACCGCATGATCGACCCCCTCCTCCACCTAGTCCGCAACGCCGTCAGTCATGGCATCGAAAGCATCTCCGAACGCATAAAATTAGGCAAACCCCAACAAGGAAAAATCTCCCTTCGCGCCTTCACCTCCGGCGAAATGGTTGTCCTGGAAATCGAAGACGACGGACGCGGTATCGACACAAGCGCCGTCGAACAAAAAGCCAAAACCCAAGGCTTGATTTCCCCCCACACCGAGCTAGATCAAACCACCCTTCTTGAGATCCTCTGCCAATCTGGCTTTTCCACCCGCTCCTCTGTAGACCTAACCAGCGGGCGCGGCATCGGCATGGCAGTTGTTAAAAATACCATTTTTGAACTCGGCGGCTTTTTGGCAGTCCATAGCATTCCCCACTGCGGAACCCGCTTTACCATCCACTTACCCCTGACTTTAGCTATCGCTGACGCCTTGATTATTAAAGCCTGCTCTCAAACTTTTGCCATCCCCCAGTCAGCCGTCCGCGAAGTCCTACAAATTTCACCGGCCTCCCTCAGCCTCATTGAAAATCAAGAAATTTTACCCTACCGAAACGTCCCCATTTCTTTGCTTCGCCTCAACAGCCTCTTTAACTTATCTCCCATCCACAGCGAAAATTTAAACAACGGCAAAACACAAGCTCCTTCCCCAAAACCGCCGACATCCACTCAGTTTTTATCCGTCGTTGTTCTCGGTAACAATCTTACCTCCCTTGCCATTGTTGTTGATCACATTATTGGTTTACGCGAAATAGTCGTTCGCCCCCTCAGCGACCCCTTAATACAAGTAACCGGCATTGCCGGCGCTACCGAACTCGGAGACAAGCGAGTAGTTTTAATTTTAGACCCCCCCGCCTTATTACAACTCAGCCACCGTGCCTTGCTCAGCAGGAATAGGTAA
- a CDS encoding photosynthesis system II assembly factor Ycf48 produces MYSIQTLFKRILPLIVAVVLCVGCSKVPTTLINPWQVIQLPTTANLQDIAFTGNPKHGWIVGSEATILETTDGGQTWEQKPIDLQEDTKARLTSVSFSGKEGWIIGEPSILLHSNDEGKTWERIPLSSKLPGSPLTILALGPNSAEMTTDVGAIYKTSDGGQNWKAMVQEAVGVVRNIQRSADGKYVAVSAKGNFYSVWEPGQNAWTPHNRNSSRRVQNMGFTPDGNLWMLARGGQLQFTNPENPEEWEKAVFPELSTSWGLLDIAYRTPSEVWLAGGSGQLLCSLDGGKTWQKDREVEEVPSNFYRIVFVSPDSGFIIGQQGILLKYQQSSAAA; encoded by the coding sequence ATGTACTCAATCCAGACTTTATTTAAACGAATTCTGCCCTTAATCGTGGCCGTTGTTTTGTGTGTTGGCTGTAGCAAAGTCCCCACCACCCTGATCAACCCCTGGCAAGTCATCCAACTGCCAACCACCGCCAACCTCCAAGACATCGCCTTCACCGGCAACCCCAAACACGGTTGGATCGTTGGCAGTGAAGCCACCATCCTCGAAACCACCGATGGCGGCCAAACCTGGGAACAAAAACCCATCGACCTTCAAGAAGATACAAAAGCCCGCTTGACATCTGTAAGCTTTTCTGGTAAAGAAGGCTGGATTATTGGCGAACCTTCGATCTTGCTACACAGCAACGACGAAGGCAAAACCTGGGAACGCATCCCCCTCAGCAGCAAACTACCCGGCTCACCCCTGACAATCTTAGCCCTCGGCCCCAACAGTGCCGAAATGACAACCGATGTCGGAGCCATTTACAAAACTTCTGATGGCGGCCAAAACTGGAAAGCAATGGTACAAGAAGCCGTTGGGGTCGTCCGCAATATCCAGCGCTCGGCTGATGGGAAATATGTCGCCGTCTCCGCCAAAGGCAACTTTTATTCTGTATGGGAACCCGGCCAAAATGCCTGGACACCCCACAACCGCAATAGCTCTCGCCGTGTCCAAAACATGGGCTTTACCCCCGATGGCAACCTGTGGATGCTGGCCAGAGGCGGTCAATTGCAATTTACAAACCCCGAAAACCCCGAAGAATGGGAAAAAGCCGTTTTTCCAGAACTTTCTACCAGTTGGGGATTACTCGATATCGCCTACCGCACTCCTTCGGAAGTTTGGCTGGCCGGTGGTAGCGGTCAACTACTGTGCAGTTTGGATGGTGGCAAAACATGGCAAAAAGACCGTGAAGTTGAAGAAGTCCCTTCAAACTTTTACAGAATTGTCTTTGTTTCGCCCGACTCTGGCTTTATCATTGGTCAACAAGGTATTTTGTTGAAATATCAACAAAGCTCTGCTGCTGCATAA
- a CDS encoding KTSC domain-containing protein: MKLSKIDLSSIIAAGHKNGQLNLLIDRGEDIELIEIPAPVAAYNGLQQVADIANRESNLTTQIPASQPIAMLPVNSTMAAAIGYDPEQQILQVEFATGKIYQYSDVEEETWDNLCEADSIGRFYNYQIKGHYNSRCLDDSP, encoded by the coding sequence ATGAAACTATCAAAAATAGACCTAAGCAGCATCATAGCAGCAGGCCACAAAAACGGCCAACTCAACTTATTAATAGACCGAGGCGAAGACATCGAACTAATAGAAATCCCCGCCCCAGTCGCCGCCTATAACGGACTGCAACAAGTCGCCGACATTGCCAACAGAGAAAGTAATCTCACAACACAAATTCCCGCTTCACAACCCATAGCCATGCTGCCGGTTAACTCAACAATGGCCGCCGCCATAGGATACGATCCAGAGCAACAAATATTACAAGTAGAATTTGCCACCGGCAAAATTTATCAATACAGCGACGTCGAAGAAGAAACCTGGGACAATCTCTGCGAAGCCGATTCAATTGGACGCTTTTACAACTATCAAATCAAAGGACACTATAACAGCCGGTGTCTTGATGACAGCCCTTAA
- a CDS encoding rubredoxin → MSPETLDTNNLDQYECRSCGYVYEPLKGDSKRDIAANTPFKELPITWRCPVCGAKTTAFTNVGPAGTASGFKENLGFGLGVNTLTPSQKNILIFGALGVAVIFFLSLYGLQ, encoded by the coding sequence ATGAGTCCCGAAACCCTCGATACCAACAACCTCGATCAATACGAATGTCGCTCCTGCGGGTACGTTTACGAACCCCTCAAAGGCGACTCCAAAAGAGACATCGCCGCCAACACCCCCTTTAAAGAACTCCCCATAACCTGGCGCTGTCCCGTATGTGGAGCCAAAACCACAGCCTTTACAAACGTTGGCCCCGCCGGCACCGCCTCTGGATTTAAAGAAAACTTAGGTTTTGGTTTAGGAGTCAACACCCTCACCCCAAGCCAAAAAAACATCCTCATCTTTGGAGCCTTGGGAGTAGCCGTGATATTCTTTCTCAGCCTCTACGGCTTACAGTAA
- the ndhC gene encoding photosynthetic/respiratory NAD(P)H-quinone oxidoreductase subunit C: MFVLSGYEYFLGFLIISSLVPVLALGASKLLGPKGTSVQRLTTYESGMEPIGGAWIQFNIRYYMFALVFVVFDVETVFLYPWAVAFHRLGLLAFIEALIFIGILVIALVYAWRKGALEWS; this comes from the coding sequence GTGTTTGTCCTCAGCGGTTATGAGTATTTCCTGGGCTTTCTAATTATCAGCAGTCTGGTGCCGGTTCTGGCGCTGGGTGCCTCGAAGTTGCTAGGGCCCAAAGGTACGAGTGTGCAACGGCTCACTACTTACGAGTCGGGGATGGAGCCTATCGGTGGGGCTTGGATTCAGTTCAACATCCGCTACTATATGTTTGCTTTGGTTTTTGTGGTGTTTGATGTTGAGACTGTTTTCTTGTATCCCTGGGCTGTGGCTTTCCACCGGCTCGGTCTGTTGGCTTTTATTGAAGCCTTGATCTTTATCGGAATTCTGGTGATTGCTCTGGTTTATGCTTGGCGCAAAGGAGCCTTGGAATGGTCTTAA
- a CDS encoding chemotaxis protein CheW, translating to MTQVEESPLQTYILFEIAGTTYAIPTTLVRQMEMIENITPVPNAPLFVEGVVFSRGQVIPAINLRLRFGLEKIKHNTGTRLIVTQIGNRTCGLIADTAREFISIPDSAIQPPPDTIKEATNRYISGIAFLKGRTLLILDPQQIINMENTT from the coding sequence GTGACCCAAGTAGAAGAAAGTCCCTTACAAACTTATATTTTATTTGAAATTGCCGGCACTACCTACGCCATTCCCACAACCCTTGTCAGGCAAATGGAAATGATAGAAAACATCACCCCAGTTCCCAATGCTCCCCTTTTTGTAGAAGGAGTAGTTTTTTCGCGCGGTCAAGTCATCCCCGCCATCAATTTGCGCTTGAGATTTGGTTTAGAAAAAATAAAACACAACACCGGCACCCGTCTGATAGTAACCCAAATTGGCAACCGCACCTGTGGTTTAATAGCAGATACCGCCAGAGAATTTATATCAATTCCCGACTCAGCCATCCAACCGCCTCCCGACACCATCAAAGAAGCCACAAACAGATATATATCAGGCATAGCCTTTCTCAAAGGACGCACCCTCTTAATTCTCGATCCTCAACAAATTATTAACATGGAAAATACAACTTGA
- the psbF gene encoding cytochrome b559 subunit beta: MTSNRANEPISYPIFTVRWLAVHTLGVPTIFFLGAIAAMQFIQR, translated from the coding sequence ATGACAAGCAATAGAGCCAACGAACCCATTTCTTATCCTATTTTTACTGTCCGCTGGTTGGCAGTTCACACTCTGGGTGTTCCGACAATTTTCTTTTTAGGCGCTATTGCCGCCATGCAATTTATCCAACGATAG